One Psilocybe cubensis strain MGC-MH-2018 chromosome 9, whole genome shotgun sequence genomic window, TGCAGCTTATAAAAAGGATGAGTTCAACACCTATGACCACACTCTTCTTTCAAAAGTACGCGAACTATGGCGTCCAGACGATGTCCCCAACAAACCTGGTGTACTACCCGACACATCGATCCTGACGAAGCCAATTGGCGAAACCTTCAACCCTGATGACCCGATTATTGACGCAACGGCTCCTCTTCCGGACGGTTATGTTTCTCATCCGATAGAAGGGGAATGGTCTGGCTGGTTCCAGCCTTCCGAAGGCACACCATACTACCTACGACCTCATCGTTGTGTCATACATCCAATCGTCGACAACAAATTGGTTGGCCGCGCGGAAGCATTTTGCGGTGCTGTCGACATACACGGGACTGCAGAGCGAGTACAAACCCAGCCTTCAAGTGCTGACCTCAGGGTCGAGTTTTACTTCTCGCCCGAAAACAGTCGGTATGGGCAGCAACTTTGTCGGGGCACCTACAATGCGGAGAAGGATATTATTGAGGGCACCTATACATGGTTCTGGCCAAGCACTCCCGTGCAATTGGGTGTCGCTCCTCAGCCTTTTTTTAATGGCAGCGACATGGAAGGTGCTCCTGCAGTTGGGGTCAGTATGGACGAAAACCTGGAAGCTGGTGTCAACACTCTTGTAAGACCGCCCCCTTCCAACGATTTTACACCACTCTTAGACACCGAGCCATCGCAGGATGTTCAAACACTTGAGTTTAACCAAGTTGAGACTATCTTACAAGTCAAATCACCTCTTGTTAATGTAGACGGGGGCAATCATGATCGAAGCTACACAGGTTTAGAGGTTGGACCTCCGGTTACGTTTGATCCTCAGACTGCTATCAGCGAAGATCGGATAGACGGCCGTTTTGTCCTTTCTCGGATTCCGATTCACCTCTTACGCTTCCGGTACCTCCTCGACGGTTCAGGTGTGCCCCCATGTTGGAGAGTTTGGCCACTGGCTCGCAAGCGCTGGTCATTCGCCATTGAAGCCATACTTCACCAGACGCGGTGGCGCATTAACTCATCCAAAGTATTCAACCAGGCCCTAGCTGAGCGTCGCAAGTGGATTTACCTCAGCATGCGCTGGTACATAGCGAACCCTGATCCGGCTCGCGGCGGATGGTCCCCATTTGAGCCTTTGAGCCGCAATGACTGGGAAGCATACGAAACATTGGAATCTTATGTACCTCCTACGAACGCACGACTCTACGAAAGAACTGCCCATTACCTGGCGAGACGTGAAGTTCATATCATGCCCGTGTACGGTTAACTTAAAAaccctcttcttcgtctctcTGATCTTCCTGTTTTTCCATTTTTAGAGGCCGACTTCCTTGTGACGTATGCAACTGGGATCTGTGCTTTAGGCGTCAACAATGCATTTATTGCAAAGACGATCATTTGCTATTAGATCACCGCGACGTCGATATATGTTACAATTGTATCGATAAACCTGTTCCATTCCGAGAGGTTACTCACAGCAAATCACATTCCCTTCTCCGGTCACCCTACCGCATTCATAAGTATGAATACAAGAATGTCATCGCTGAAGCTAGATTTATATCTGCAAGGGTGAAAAATATGTTCCGGGCACAAGAGGAACAGCGCAACGAGTTGAACAAGCATCATCACCGGAGAGGCGGCAGAGGGAAGAAGGGCAAACTCGGAAACGATACAGACAGAAAGACATCGTCTACTGATTCCGACCCCATCTATTGCGCATGTTGTGCCGAAACAGTTTCACTACCTTGTTGGGTCTGCATAGTATGTTGTGCGTTTCCTCGTGCTCTTTCTCTTGTCTCTTGTATCATGTCTGATTCCTCTGGCATATAGCGCCGTACGTGTTCTTCTGTTCTCGATGCGAAAGGAACAATGCATCAGTTACAAATTGGGCCGCTTTCTACCATTCCAAAAAGGAGCACCAGATCCTACGAATTTTTGATACTGTGGAAGTTAAAGTCTTCAGAGACGGGAATAACGTTGGAGTGCAACTCGAAGAAATCAACACGACAATTTCGTCACtcgagaaaaaaatcaataagcAATTgcaagaaggcaaagaaacaaaaggGGTGGTAGATGAAATGGCGAAGAAAGTAGGAATAAGCTGGTCAGACGAACACTCTAATTTGCAGAGCTTTGCAGAGGGGGCCGAATCGTCCTCCTATGATCATGGGATTGCTGCTGATAGCGCTCGGATAACTGGCATTTCCACACCGACTGATGTCGAAGGCACTACGACACAGCCCTTGGAGTCATTACACGAACGTATAACGGGCAACGGAGTAAACCAATCCGAACTGGAGCGAAGGCTGGAAATTTTGGAGGCCAAGCTCGGCACTTCAAAATCCAAACATGAGAAAGATATTGGGGTCAAAATTGACGCCTTGGAGGCGAAAATGGATGAATTGTTCATTCTCGTACAGCGTCTAGTTTCTTTTACCCTAATTTTTCTGATGCTTGGCGCAGGTATTATGGTTTATAATAGTATGTAGAGGTTGATGCAATATAATATTCGATATCAAAATTTTAAGGACGTCAAACATTTTATCATATCAAAGTTTGAATTTTGATTTCTGCTAAATGTTGCACTTACTTCTTGCCTGTCACCCGCCATTGCGATCTCCCGAATCACTCCTTCGTGAGCTTCGCCATACTTGAAGCCCAGTGTGGTAACGTGATTTGAGCGTGATCGCGTCGCGATCATGATGACCTGACCCTCGACATTTGATTTCAAACCTGGGCCAAATCTTAAACACCGAATCAACATCGCTCAGCATTGACTCAGCAATGATATCCGTGCATCCAGGTTTTATAATGCTCATTTCTCAGCTGAAACAGCTCTCGAAGATGGTATAAATCATATCGACAGGTGCCCAGCGCAAGGTAGATTCAGCCTACTACCCCAATACTACTCGCTATGCCGGACATTCTTCGAGATTCTACCGTTGGCTTGATTATCAACACACTGTCCAAAGGACGTCTTTTGCCTTTCGCTGATCAAAAAAGAGGATGGTTACCCCCAGCGCATTTCGTATCTCCGCCTCCATCATTTGCTTCTGCTGATGAAACACCAATAAAAGAGCCAGAGAGCGTTGTGGTAATACCCACAGAGGAGACTCCGGAAAAAGGCGTGGTAGTAGATCGATCTCCATTGGACTCACCACTGCCTCCGCCCCCACCCATATCTTCATCAAGTGGGAAGAAGTCTCCCGATGTGGTTGTCGATGTCGTTCCCGAAAGTGTGATGGCAAAGAGTTTCGACCCAAACCTAGTGACATGGTACGATGACAATGACCAGGACAATCCGCAGTAAGTAAAAATTGTTTTTCGTGATGGCAGGATTCATAATTCAAATGTTTTGCAGGAATTGGAGTCTGGCAAAGCGAATTCTGGTCCTTTTCTGGATTTCTCTTCTCACTTTCAGCATATACATCGGATCAGCTATTTAGTCAGTATCTGTTTGACTTTATCCGCGAACTTGTGTGTTGAGTTTTGTGATATAGTACACCATCTATCCCCGGAGTAACAGAGCACTTTGATGTGTCGTTGACCACTGCAACTCTAGGTCTTTCCCTATACGTTATCGGTTACGGTATTGGACCAATCCTCTTTAGCCCACTTTCAGAACTGCCGTCGGTTGGTAGAACGCCGGTTTACATGGCTACTTTATTCGTATTCGCCATCCTTCAAATTCCAACCATCTATGCTCCTAACATTCACACGTTACTTGCCATGCGTTTCTGGGCTGGATTCGTTGGATCTCCCGCATTGGCAACAGGGGGTGCATCTATTCAAGACATGTACGTTATTAGTTGCAGCATTTGTCAATACGGTTACTGAATACGAACTATAGATTTTCGCCCATGAAGCTGCCATACGTATTCATAGTTTGGAGCTGTGGAGCAGTCTGTGGACGTCAGTACATTTTCTCACCGTGAATTTAATTGCCACCTAAAGCATGAATTGTACCAGCTGTTTTGGGGCCTGTTATTGGAGGGTTTGCTGCCCAGAACAAAGATTGGCGATGGCCTATTTTCGAACTCCTGTGGTTGTCCTCATTCACCTTCATCGTTCTCATGTTATGGCTTCCGGAAACAAATGCCGAAACTATCCTGCTGAAGCGTGCCAGACGCCTTCGTGAACGCACTGGAAACTTAAATCTGTATAGCGAAAGTGAGCTCAAGCAAGCTCATATGAGTGGATCGGATGTTGTTTTCGAGGCGCTTCTTCGACCATTCCAGCTTATGATAGAACCGGCGGTTTTCTACGTCAACGTTTACCTAGCATTGGCGTATGCCATTTTTTACCGTGAGTATTACATTCTATCTAAGCACGGTTCAGTTAATGACCACAGGGTTTCTGTATGTAGTATGGTTCGAAGCCTTCCCTCTTGTTTACGACGGTATATACCACTTCAAACTCGGACAATCAGGGCTTCCCTTCATTGGTCTGATTGTCACATGTATACTCACAAGTATCGGTTATATCTGCTGGAACTACTATTACGTCGAGCCACGATTTAAGGAAACAGGTTCGATGGAACCAGAATCACGGCTTGCGGTGTCGCTTGTGGCTTCGGTCTTTATCCCGATATCCTTGTTTATGTTCGGTGCGGGcgtttctttcttcattttgtttTATAGGTGCTCATCTCAAGAAAGGATGGACTTCAAGATCCAGTATTCACTGGATAGTCCCTACCATTGGCGCCGCTCTATATCTTCCTGGGTAGGTTTATTTTGCCGTTAATGTAAAACTGTCTATTAAATGATCCTGTCACGCCTAGGCTTTTCCTTTTGTTCCAAAGTGTACTGGTATATTTACCCATGTCCTATCCCACATACGCCGCATCCGTACTTGCAGGAAATGACTTGTTTCGCTCTTGTGTGGCCGGCGCTTTTCCGTACGTGAAATGCCTCTCCTCTACGGTTGGCTGACTTGTTGATTAATATTTCTGCAGGCTGTTTGGACGAGCAATGTACCTGAAGCTATCAATAGCTGGTGGATGTTCATTACTGGCCGGCCTCTCGATCGTCTTCATCCCAGGGTTGTGGTTTCTGTATAAGTATGGCGCTCGTATTCGAGCGCGTTCAAAATATGCGTGTCATGTGTAAAGCAATTCAAAAAATGCTTTGTACAGAACAAGAGTTGGGTTATTCCTCATACGCGAACCGCCACTCGTCTCACAACTGCATGGGTTGTTCAGTGTTCACTGCACGAAGGGTAACCTGCGGTACGGCCTTACTCTCACTAAAAATTTCTGAACATCCACTTCCTGTGAAGTAGGCGTCATTTAATGTGGTTTGACATTCGTACTTATCAATGTTGTATGTTGTCTTCCATTTGTACCTGTATTGCGTACCCTGGCAATTGTCACTATGGCAGTAGCGACTTGACCGAAGTCGTAAACTCTTATTCGAATTTCGAACCCACGTCTTTTGCAGACGCGGTTTGACACGTCGCTCTTTCGCGTATACTTGTCCTCCAGTTCATATCCTTGCGTGTCACTGGCACCACTGCCGTTggattcatttttttcagaCGTGTTCGCAACGTTTCCTCCACGCCAGTCCACGCCGCCCAGCCTGAGGAATGCACAGCCTTCAACTTTTAGAATGCGTCGCCGACACCGGCGGGAAATATTTTGGTGAACAATGGCACAAACCCATTATGAGGTATATTTAAGATTTATGACTCGATGATCATCAATTTACACGTATATAAAGCCTCTCGAAGTCCCTCAATCTCCATACCTCAGGGTAGAATACAACTTACCACACCTTCCACCACCAGGCCACTGACATGTCATCTGAACCGAAAACCGCGGAGATTGTGGCCCCTATCTTCGACTTTTCCAAAACCCCCATAGCAGACGACTATCAAGGGTTCTATGTTAAAGTACTCGATGACGTGTTTACTCCCGAGGAATGTGCAGAGTTCATTGCTCTGGCAGAGTCGAAGCAACAGTGGAAGCAAGCAGCTGTGCACTACGGCCTTTTGCCCGATCAAAACTACGTCGATGTCGATTATCGAAACAGTTTGCGGATATTGCATTTCGATcacgaagctgctgagcggATCTATCAGAGGTTGCTGCCATATGTCCAGGAGCTCGTCAGGATTGAACCGGGAAGCGAATGGGAAGGGGTTATGGGCTACAAAGGAGCAGTGAAAGGAACTTGGGATCTGGTTGGGTACGTCCCTTAATTTCCTCAGTAacattttttctttgtcactATATTGACGAGTATATTGGTTTTTCATAGTGTCAACGAACGTCTCAGCTTTTTGAGATATGAAAAAGGACATTACTTCAGGCCTCACTGTGACGGTCTTCAGAGGCTTCCAGACGGACGATATGGCAAGGTCACATTGCAAATTTATCTAGGTGAAGACGGTGTAAAAGGAGGAGCCACGAGGATCATAGGCAAGGATGGAAAATATGTTGATATTGAGCCGACAAAGGGACGGGTGTTAATTTTTCAGCACAGGGATCTGTACCACAGTGGCGAGGACGTCAGTGAAGGTGTCAAGTTCGCATTAAGGAGCGATTTCATGTTTCGCGTCCGATATCCAGGCCACGCTGACGAGCGCGGTCAGTAAGCAATTATACACCACAGATTTTATTCCGCCTGAGTCCTGCCACTTGGCAGTTCTTCTTGTTCTAGTTTTAATCAATATAGTGACTGAACTTACCTTTCTCTGAAGATGTCTCTTAAAAAGTTGAAATCGGGACCGCTAACAGACATTTAAAAAATAGAGTCGTTCCATTGCACCGAAGTCCGGGAGTATGTACAAGGGCTACTACATCCAACGGCCGAATCAGATCCACTAGTGTCATCATTTGATTCCGGCTATGGGCAATATTTCCGAGTCCCATTGGCATTGGGGCACGAATTGACTTCTTagaggttgatgttgatgggAGTGCAACCAAGGGCAATCAGACCGTCTAAAGGTAGAAAAATTGTCAAGGTCTGTCATAATATCGCAGAAAGAAGACATTTACTGAAGGAGTTGTTGGTGCAGCAGACGGGTTGAGCGGTGCTGGTTAAGAACGCGAAGTCAGGTActgtcaatggagcggcacaTGAAGAGATACAAACCATGAGTTGCCTCCAATTCCGATGATTGAAAGGGGGCTGCAGGTAAGCCCGACAAGAGCAGTCACATCTTGAAGAACAATGCCCAAAAGGCCCAATAAAGCGGTAACTGCGCTGCTATCAGCAGTCTGGACACTGTTGCCTGTAGCACGAAGATGAGAATCAGTAAAGCCTTCAGACCGAGTAAAGCAGAACCCACAGCACTGGATATCTCCTGTGTTGCATTGGCTGGCAGGGATTCCTCCGCCAGAGCCGCCTCCCGTTCGGCGCACTGGAGTGACAGTGGCAGCAGCAAGGGTAGCGAAGGTGAGAGCAGATACGAGCTTGAACTGCATATTGGATGAAGGTACTTAAACGAGGCTGTTTGAGTGAAGAATACAAGTAAGTTTTGCAGGGCTTTTATACCTGAAAACGCCTCTACTTGCTTTACATGTCACAATGCGCACTCCATGACCGGGCCCCGAAACATTTCGATATTTCTTGGCTTCCTTACAAAAGATGAACTGTCCAAGTGGAGTGGACCGTACGCGCACAAAACCCGAAAAGGCGTCCAGGGTTATACGATGAGAAGGTACCTGATAGTAGTCTTTGGCTGGTCCTTTAAGAGAACATAACGTTGATATGACTGGTTATTGAAACCCACTGTAACGGTGGATAAATATATGTCAGTAGAAAAAAAGAGGTAGGCGTCCAGAAAATATCGGAGAACATGTAGTGGTATCAAAATGTAGGATGGAAAATATTAAGTGGTTCAAATGATATCGCTATGACCATGATATGACGAAAAGACCAGGAACGCGGGCACGATGGGCAAGAAGGTCGAAGGGACAGTATGAAGAGAACCCCGTATGTTGTTCGAATCTTGAACCCCAGATACCCTGAGTTATTAACGAGCGACAGTGTGAGAAGCACCTCGACGTCATGGCCTTGGCAAACCTTTGTTCACCTCAATTTGAGGATTAACATGGAGGGAAGGAGGTATCGAATCCACATGCACAGACTGAATGAATAAGCGATGCTGAATTTGACCGCATAAAGAAAGGTATCGGAGGTGTAAGTCTAATGACGTCGATACGCTTCCGCACGGATAGCAAGAGCAATTGTTTAAGAGAGCAAGATTTATGTCGAACTTTCCATGACTTGTTAAGTCTTGACGTAGTACGCCTTGGAATCCGTGTTGCAAGAAAGAAGTCTAGGAGCGGGAGTTGTGTCTATTCTCTTCGTTGACTCCTGCCTGAAATTTGATGAGATTGTGTGTATGCCACTGCGCTTGCTGAGTGCTGAGAAGCGGCTCGTGTTACGGTCTGTCAACTTGACAAAGCCCCAGAGGTGTGAGGGAACAAGAACCATGTTATATTGGGGAAGATAGAGTATCTGAGCATAGACAACCATTTTGGAAGAGAAAGTAGTGGAACACTTGCCAGTGTTTGGCaaatgttgttgttgatgttaCAAACAATGGGCGGGAATTGGACAACCGGTCATTGTGATCATAATCACGTGACCATCTCATTGTGACAGTCACCATGCTACGACACCATCTGGCATCGAGGGATACGACTGGCAAGTTGTTTTCAAGTTTCCCATATTCCCTACAAGGGTCCTCCTAATTCTTTCTTTTACCTGTGCATCGGGCCTGCTGGGAGCCGCTTTTATGGAAGACAAATACATAGGCCTCGTGCTTGCTCTCCTTGGTTCAGTTCTTATTGGATCCAGTTTTATTATCACGAAAAAAGTACGCTTCTCTTTAGTTCAGGACCAGGGATGTAGGAATCAGAGGTTGAGGGATGGAGGGGCATGCAGTTATCTATACACTTGCTTACTGATATATCCTCACCTCAGGGCCTCAACGACGCAGCAACTGGAGGTAGCTATGGCGCACAGGCTTCTGACAATCTTGCATACTTCAAAAATCCCATATGGTGGCTAGGAATGGTGACCAGTGCGTCCTCTTCGAccaatttttcttttgttatGAGCTAATGTAATTCGCAGTGGTTGTTGGAGAAAGTAAGAATCCAAATGCCGATTGAAGCTTTTCTCATGAATACCCACATCAGTTGCCAACTTTGCTGCGTACACATTCGCACCTCCAATATTGGTCACCCCTCTGGGAGCACTTAGTGTATTGATTGGGTATGTATTTTTCAAACATTCTTTGCTTTGCTGACCCTAAATCTTCAGAGCTGTGCTCGCATCATTTCTACTGGGTGAAGAATTAGGACATTTAGGCCGCATAGGATGCACTCTCTGCCTTCTGGGTtccctcatcatcgtcctaCATGCACCGGAAGACAAACCCATCAATACTGTTGATGAGATTTTGCATTTCGCCATTCAACCAGGTTTGCTCGCCTCTACTGAAGATACTCTAATTGTACTAACAGATCCTAGGCTTCCTTCTCTATTGCTTTACAGTTCTGGTTTTCACGTTGTTCATGATTTACATGGCCGTACCAAAGTATGGCCGCACGAATCCAATCGTTTACCTTTCCATATGCTCCCTCGTCGGTTCTATCAGTGTCATGGCCATTAAAGGCTTCGGTGTGGCCGTCAAACTCACATTCGCTGGAAACAATCAATTTACGCACCCCAGCACATACGTCTTCATGATCGTTGTTGCGCTTTCCATCATTGTACAAATGAACTATTTCAACAAGGCTCTCGACACTTTTTCGACCAATGTTGTCAATCCCCTCTATTATGTCGGCTTTTCGTCGTGCACTATCGTCGCCTCTCTCATTCTCTTCCAAGGGTTCAACACTTCGGACGCATCCAACACTTTCTCTTTACTATCCGGATTCATTGTTACATTCCTTGGCGTGCATCTTCTCAATCTCTCGCGAACCCCTGAACCTCCTCTGGATCACCTGAACGGACAACCGCATAGTCATTCCGCTTTAGAAGGTGGTCTAATGAACCCTCGACTTAGTTTGCAGGGCCGAATGTCAATAGACGGCTGGAACGGCGTTGGAGGGGACCGTGGCATAGACATTCACATGGGTGGCGTTGCTGCTGGACggcaggcaggcaggcaTGGCCGGCAGAGCTCTTTATATAAGGCGCAGTCAACGACGTTGTTCAATGCttttgaagaggaagaagcgatGAATGGATCACCGTCATATCGCCATCAGCAGCACAAACGACAACCCAGCGCTGACCTCCACCGGCTGCGCGAGGCAGAGGAGTGGGAGGAGGACAATGACatggacgatgatgacgacaagcGCGCACTCCTCAACAAGGGAAAGCGGCGGCAGAACCCCAACGCATCCAACATCGCACTTCCGCTCACACGTAGCGGCAGTGGCGGCTCGCGCAGCCATAGCCATTCGCCTGTCCCGGATTCTTCGCTAACGGACGTGCGGATAACACCAAGGTCATAGGATCGCTCGCATGTGCTAAAATTTTTTTTCGCTTCGCTATTTTTATTTACGTGGACCTTCAAAAACCCTAATAATTGTCGTCACCGTCCTTTCCTCCATCTTTTCCTGTCCTCTGCCTTCAGTCTTGGGCATGGGTGTTTTGGTGTCTATATACCATTGTTTTTCTATTTTAGCTAAATCGACACTGCTTACCGATGATAGACAACCACAAGAATCGTCTTCGCAGTACAAGCACAGTGAAAACCCAGTGCAATGCGGTTGCTACACATTTGTCGACTCTTCGCCATCCGAAATCCATGCCCTATCTCGACACCGCAAACAACATCAAGGGCATTACACATTTTCGATACCCCAGCCACGCACGACCTACACCCGCAGCCTATGAAAACATAGTGATTCGGTCGACGACGATAAATCACGTATCATAAACGTATACCCGTATGAACTCATACTCTAACGACACTTAATTACTTTTCCTGAGTTCGTAACCAATCCCCCATGATAATGTAACAGTTGTGGGTTGTCCGATGTGTAGAACTACTGTGGTTTATAGAGTACTGGTTAGATGGACTAGTTGTATGCAGGGTGTAACATTCTGGGAAATGATGGGCTTTTTAAGGGTATAAGATGCTTGAGGTTGAAAAAAAATGGTTCAATCCAGGATCGAACTGGAGACCTTCTGTGTGCCAAATAAATCCGGCAAATCTCAATGTGAGACAGAAATCATAACCACTAGACCATTGAACCTTGGGGCAAGTGTGCCGTAGTACAATGGCTTTCCCCGTGTACGACAGGTGACTTTTTGGATCGCTGCTATCTACGCACCGGGCGGGTAAGTTGAATGCCTCTGTCAAAACAGAGTCGAATCAAAAAAATTCCTTTCAACAACCATGAAGATACTAGCATGGGTATTCAAAAAGGGCCTCACTGGGAATTGAACCCAGGACCTCTTCCAATTAAGAGATTACAAATCCCCAAAGGAAGAATCATGCTACTAGACCATAAGGCCGATATGCGACATTGGCACATTTAGAACATGTCCGCGGCTGCCCCAGGAATGGATTGGTTGCCGCCAGGTTGCCACTACttcttttttaattttatATGTGAGGACTGAACCAGCAAGGAggacaaaatgaaaaaatattTACAGTAAACTTTGAAAGTAGGTAGCATGACATGATATGAAGCCGACATTAAGGAATAGTTGATGACGAAATTGCCTCCTCTATATCtcgtggtgttggtgttgttgaATTAAGTGGATTAGACATATGGGATTGACCTGCCGGGAAGCCAGTGTCCATGGTAGTCTGTTGGAATGTAATCTCATCGTGTTTATGTTTAAATGGTCCTCGGACCCGCCGTACACTAATACTGGGCGCTGGTACACCGTTACGTAGACCTCGCCAGGAAGTTTGAGTTATAAAGGCCAATACATCGAAGGGGTCGCCAGTGCGTTCAAGGATGGTGTCGACCGAAACAGCTAGCGAGGGATCGTAATGTGTATCCGCGGGTCGGTTCATGTACTGTTGGATGATTGAAAGAAGCTTTTTGTAAAGATCATTGATGTTAGATTTTACATCGCTCCTCTCTTGTAACGCTGTTCCGATTGACCTAAGCGGTAGGGAGGCGTAAATCATGGCATAAAGCACATTAAGACGAGGTTGCTCGTCAGAAAGGGTTTCATTGAGGTTGTAAGTCAAGTCTTGTAAAAAGGTTTCAACAGTCTCAGGAACGACATTCTGTTGATCGCTTCGCGCGATTTCGTTGATCTCCTGAGCTAAAGTCATGCCTAGGAGGTTGAAGTTATTCCAATTTTCGGGTTGAGTGTGAAGATCCCCTGGTTCTAATATAGTGTCTGGCTGACACAAATACCGGAAAAATCGCTGGTAGACCATTACACATTGACGTCTGATTAAAGCTAAGTATGATAACATCAAATGGGAATTGACTGTGGGATGAATAACACGTACCTCGGGTCCGACGGTTTTTGCGACCTCCGAGGTAGCCAAATTGAAGAAAAGCGGGGAAATGCATATCAGAACCAATAATTATCTTCTTTCCAAACAAGTAATGTTGTATGCGGAGTCTGACCTCTTCGTGATGCAGAATCTGACGAGTATGTAATCCGGGGTAAGTGCGAAAATTAAGAAATCTGTTCATATTCAGTTCATGCAATATTTTGATAGCATTTGAAATTGGGGTATATTCATCCGTTTGTCCGCCGCTCCACCCAGCGACATCGGGTTTCAAACAGTCGATGAAGTCATCATCTGGCGTGAAGAAATCGGTGACTGGAATGAATGAACGAAAATGTTTGTTTCGTCCCCAAAGAATGTGAATGTTGATAGCACGATAACCATAGTCGTTAATTTGAGACATTGTCATGAGTTTGGACAAATCAGTATAGCAGTGATATACATCAAATGATCTGTCTGTATCCTCTAGGAAAATATCAAAGTCGCGTACCGCAGACATGACATCGAAGACTGGGGGGATTTGAGAGGTGAAATCTTCAGTTCCGTCATTTTTGATAGCAGGAGCCATGTAGCTGTACCTAGAGTAGGCATCGCGCACTTGGAGCCAGATTAGATCAAAATCGATCCAATTCTTATTCCAAAACCTGAAGGATAGCAAGTGAAAACGAATAGGCAGCTTGGATTGGTCCATCGAATGAGCCAAAGGATGTCCAAACAATTTGGCGATTCGTTTGTATTGACGATGATGCAGGATTGGACGCACGGCGTATTGCATGAGTCGTAATGGATAGCGCATTACTGACGCAAACAACCGAGGACAAGTGTCCAACCCTACCCGAAAAATATTCGCTTGTGGAGACTTGAACGGACATTGAGAGGGAGGTTTGGCAGACGGGACAGAGAAAACAAGGCAAAATCGTAGGTATACAACCTGAATTGCTGGAAGTGTAAACGTGACAACCAAAAATAGAAGAGTCATTGCAACCACAGTTGTAGCAGATACAGTGACGGCTTGACTGCCCAATGCACCCAAGAAATCAATCACCCCCGCAAAAAAGAGAACGACGGCTGTTTGTAGCATCAGAGGCAAAGCAGCAAGGATATCCCAGACATGCCATCTATCCATTCCTTCGGCGCGCATGTGGTGTATCGCAAAAGAATTGCGCGCAGATTGTCCAGGGTAAGCTTGGTACTCTCGAATCCATTGCAGGGCCACAATTCCTACAAGGACAGTGGTGAGACTAAGAATGAGTGATAAAAACCAAAAGACGTTGACTCGAATGGCGGAGTGAGTGGGGGAGAAGAATTGTGATGGTAGAGCCACAGGAACAGTATCGTTGCCAGGATTATGAAGCTTGGTAGATATCTGTGTTAGCAAGGTCACAATA contains:
- a CDS encoding Caffeine resistance protein 5; the protein is MSGPSLKVEKIFYEESKVSPVESHSSRPIWNDQISRSVAEITQEQLWNGLSSLYDSNEDLKAEAASLDPTSRDPNARDNGELLDGLLDTFINGANKVLDELTIIGNAHPILAIAIYAFHEVIKLDIARRENNKKVLVVVLEMQNMLGPMFQLRNLDHNHMPQREKEIHEKRLKEIVEQITQDIKVCRSDITHFINRKFVYKLVLAKGYERKFAGHIETFLRRRNELQTVISEYTAIGISSANVALAEIGKKVEVADEKLDKIAEVLFRGLDTPREKDVFKFMQQHGGPEKCVNDLDLLPKLILKAGESTKPGKVTVTNRAELEEIRKELSEALSEDLDKVLDKHFLRFEKVLQVQNNNMKRMASHLENQGAMMQTQASQLGQILDTVTTIMVMEEGKYRAKAVKLKDPEIQRVWTQMNLTSVVKAKVFVLTFRDHIRLDHSSAPTPSIGTPIPYTSQLPEEHVNSLLRTPISVTSSVYRPPLKMTESNRDLHTLQLAMNSIDAQESSASQRLPLHSENGRVITNDTPSVNVKERSQNGPEMPTPALGLTISDTTELQPLAAMPEPQIHPHLEPTQKPSLPVNTGNKSDDWVLEYIDAAYVKPIVEAMDEDGSGFISVQEANRFALARPAGMSLLHWMAYWAAGWHINLAKYQKEIYTVLLQISDIVPRVLVTNSIYVDDYLDVPILTRLDALLRSIRPVPDNVRKDHNLIEVANIMASLQMERLRTNLADMGHVIESSLDATTIAGGSSRVETWILPLVLLLLQRHRDVLRLAKTVVLDPREFDAHVQSLMSVFSVFDERIEYLEARFRQLHSDIDAQFHNFAYGMFFAAYKKDEFNTYDHTLLSKVRELWRPDDVPNKPGVLPDTSILTKPIGETFNPDDPIIDATAPLPDGYVSHPIEGEWSGWFQPSEGTPYYLRPHRCVIHPIVDNKLVGRAEAFCGAVDIHGTAERVQTQPSSADLRVEFYFSPENSRYGQQLCRGTYNAEKDIIEGTYTWFWPSTPVQLGVAPQPFFNGSDMEGAPAVGVSMDENLEAGVNTLVRPPPSNDFTPLLDTEPSQDVQTLEFNQVETILQVKSPLVNVDGGNHDRSYTGLEVGPPVTFDPQTAISEDRIDGRFVLSRIPIHLLRFRYLLDGSGVPPCWRVWPLARKRWSFAIEAILHQTRWRINSSKVFNQALAERRKWIYLSMRWYIANPDPARGGWSPFEPLSRNDWEAYETLESYVPPTNARLYERTAHYLARREVHIMPVGRLPCDVCNWDLCFRRQQCIYCKDDHLLLDHRDVDICYNCIDKPVPFREVTHSKSHSLLRSPYRIHKYEYKNVIAEARFISARVKNMFRAQEEQRNELNKHHHRRGGRGKKGKLGNDTDRKTSSTDSDPIYCACCAETVSLPCWVCIVCSPYVFFCSRCERNNASVTNWAAFYHSKKEHQILRIFDTVEVKVFRDGNNVGVQLEEINTTISSLEKKINKQLQEGKETKGVVDEMAKKVGISWSDEHSNLQSFAEGAESSSYDHGIAADSARITGISTPTDVEGTTTQPLESLHERITGNGVNQSELERRLEILEAKLGTSKSKHEKDIGVKIDALEAKMDELFILIQPTTPILLAMPDILRDSTVGLIINTLSKGRLLPFADQKRGWLPPAHFVSPPPSFASADETPIKEPESVVVIPTEETPEKGVVVDRSPLDSPLPPPPPISSSSGKKSPDVVVDVVPESVMAKSFDPNLVTWYDDNDQDNPQNWSLAKRILVLFWISLLTFSIYIGSAIYTPSIPGVTEHFDVSLTTATLGLSLYVIGYGIGPILFSPLSELPSVGRTPVYMATLFVFAILQIPTIYAPNIHTLLAMRFWAGFVGSPALATGGASIQDIFSPMKLPYVFIVWSCGAVCGPVLGPVIGGFAAQNKDWRWPIFELLWLSSFTFIVLMLWLPETNAETILLKRARRLRERTGNLNLYSESELKQAHMSGSDVVFEALLRPFQLMIEPAVFYVNVYLALAYAIFYLWFEAFPLVYDGIYHFKLGQSGLPFIGLIVTCILTSIGYICWNYYYVEPRFKETGSMEPESRLAVSLVASVFIPISLFMFGWTSRSSIHWIVPTIGAALYLPGLFLLFQSVLVYLPMSYPTYAASVLAGNDLFRSCVAGAFPLFGRAMYLKLSIAGGCSLLAGLSIVFIPGLWFLYKYGARIRARSKYACHV